One window of Paenibacillus sp. FSL K6-3182 genomic DNA carries:
- the mgrA gene encoding L-glyceraldehyde 3-phosphate reductase — MTYLAANNRYESMKYNRVGRSGLKLPAISLGLWHNFGGIDRHENGRAMVRRAFDLGITHFDLANNYGPPAGSAEEMFGQILKQDFAAYRDELIISTKAGYYMWEGPYGEWGSRKYLVSSLDQSLKRMNLDYVDIFYHHRPDPDTPLEETMGALDHIVRQGKALYVGVSNYNPEQTAKAAAILKDLGTPFLIHQPSYSMFNRWIENGLQDVLDEEGIGSIVFSPLAGGLLTNRYLNGVPADSRAGGPSVFLKADHITDSTLNKIKQLNEIAQHRGQSLAQMSLAWVLRGGRVTSALIGASRVEQIDDNVAALRRLDFSDEELSRIEAVLAAE, encoded by the coding sequence ATGACTTATTTAGCGGCTAATAATCGGTATGAGAGCATGAAGTATAACCGTGTCGGACGAAGCGGCTTAAAGCTGCCGGCAATTTCCTTAGGATTGTGGCATAATTTCGGCGGCATTGACCGTCATGAGAATGGGCGTGCCATGGTACGCCGTGCATTTGATTTAGGCATTACGCACTTCGATCTTGCGAATAACTATGGACCGCCTGCTGGCTCAGCAGAAGAAATGTTTGGCCAAATACTTAAACAAGATTTTGCAGCATATCGTGATGAGCTTATTATATCAACCAAAGCTGGCTACTATATGTGGGAAGGTCCTTATGGCGAATGGGGCTCACGCAAATATTTGGTTTCCAGCTTGGATCAGAGCCTAAAGCGGATGAACCTTGATTATGTCGATATTTTTTATCACCATCGTCCAGATCCGGATACACCGCTTGAAGAAACAATGGGGGCTCTTGATCATATTGTGCGCCAAGGAAAAGCGCTGTATGTCGGCGTTTCGAATTACAATCCAGAGCAAACAGCTAAAGCGGCCGCTATTCTGAAGGATCTAGGTACGCCTTTCCTTATTCATCAGCCATCCTATTCGATGTTCAATCGCTGGATCGAGAACGGCTTGCAGGATGTTTTGGACGAAGAAGGCATAGGCTCGATCGTATTTTCTCCGCTTGCTGGAGGCTTGCTGACGAATCGTTATTTGAATGGTGTTCCTGCCGATTCACGCGCTGGAGGACCAAGTGTATTTCTGAAGGCAGATCATATTACAGACAGCACATTGAATAAGATTAAGCAGTTGAATGAGATTGCACAGCATCGTGGACAATCGCTTGCCCAAATGTCTCTTGCTTGGGTACTCCGAGGCGGAAGAGTGACTTCGGCTTTGATCGGAGCAAGTCGTGTCGAACAAATTGATGATAATGTTGCAGCACTACGCCGTCTAGATTTCAGCGACGAGGAGCTTAGCCGTATTGAAGCGGTGCTTGCAGCTGAATAG